In a single window of the Zea mays cultivar B73 chromosome 5, Zm-B73-REFERENCE-NAM-5.0, whole genome shotgun sequence genome:
- the LOC100283135 gene encoding Probable L-ascorbate peroxidase 8, chloroplastic yields MAERLAASLLPAASPSPSARRATVAAAAAASFPSPCSARAGLRLRSRPPLFSQKAAGRGCGLRVVRCMAASDAVQLKAAREDIKELLKSTYCHPIMVRLGWHDSGTYDKNIKDWPQRGGANGSLRFDAELSHGANAGLINALKLIQPIKDKYPGITYADLFQLASATAIEEAGGPKIPMKYGRVDVTAAEQCPPEGRLPDAGPRDPAEHLREVFYRMGLDDKEIVALSGAHTLGRARPDRSGWGKLETKYTKDGPGEPGGQSWTVEWLKFDNSYFKDMKFLSQLPWKEQKEQDLLVLPTDAALFEDPSFKVYAEKYAEDQEAFFKDYGEAHAKLSDLGAKFDPPEGFSLDDDTCSSPSDEKTEEPTLVAVGAAVATATADDNNGAAPQPEPFIAANYSYGKRELSDAMKQKIRAEYEGFGGSPDKPMQSNYFLNIMILIAGLAFLTSLLGN; encoded by the exons ATGGCGGAGCGCCTCGCCGCCTCCCTCCTCCCTGCCGCCTCGCCGTCCCCGTCCGCCCGCCGCGCAACGGTCGCAGCCGCAGCCGCCGCCTCTTTCCCCTCCCCATGCTCCGCCCGCGCGGGGCTGCGCCTACGCTCCCGCCCGCCCCTCTTCTCGCAG aaggcggccgggcgcgggtgtGGCCTGCGGGTGGTGCGGTGCATGGCAGCGTCGGACGCGGtgcagctcaaggccgcgcgggaggacatcAAGGAGCTCCTTAAGAGCACATACTGCCACCCCATCATG GTCCGTCTGGGGTGGCATGATTCTGGTACCTATGACAAGAATATTAAGGACTGGCCACAGCGAGGTGGAGCTAATGGAAGTTTAAGGTTCGATGCTGAGCTGAGTCATGGAGCCAATGCGG GCCTGATTAATGCATTGAAGCTTATCCAGCCTATCAAGGACAAATACCCAGGTATCACTTATGCAGATTTGTTCCAGTTAGCAAGTGCTACGGCGATTGAG GAAGCTGGTGGTCCAAAAATTCCAATGAAATATGGACGTGTTGATGTCACAGCAGCTGAACAGTGTCCGCCCGAGGGGAGGCTTCCTG ATGCTGGCCCACGTGATCCTGCTGAACACCTTAGGGAGGTATTTTATAGAATGGGCCTTGATGACAAG GAAATTGTTGCACTATCTGGAGCACACACACTTGGAAGAGCAAGGCCTGACCGGAGTGGCTGGGGAAAGCTAGAAACAAAATATACT AAGGATGGGCCTGGTGAGCCTGGAGGGCAATCATGGACAGTTGAGTGGTTGAAGTTTGATAATAGTTACTTCAAG GACATGAAGTTTTTGAGCCAGCTTCCCTGGAAAGAGCAGAAGGAACAGGATCTTCTAGTTTTGCCTACAGATGCTGCATTATTTGAGGACCCATCGTTCAAG GTATACGCAGAAAAGTATGCAGAGGACCAGGAAGCGTTCTTTAAAGACTATGGTGAAGCTCATGCTAAGCTGAGCGATCTTGGTGCAAAGTTTGATCCTCCTGAG GGATTCTCACTCGACGATGACACATGCTCTTCACCTTCCGACGAGAAGACGGAAGAACCTACACTGGTAGCGGTAGGAGCGGCAGTAGCAACAGCGACAGCGGACGACAACAACGGCGCAGCTCCGCAGCCGGAGCCCTTCATCGCTGCCAATTACTCGTATGGAAAG AGGGAGTTGTCGGATGCGATGAAGCAAAAGATCAGGGCGGAGTACGAGGGGTTTGGAGGCAGCCCGGACAAGCCCATGCAGTCCAACTACTTCCTCAACATCATGATCCTGATTGCGGGGTTGGCGTTCTTGACGTCTCTGCTCGGGAACTGA
- the LOC100283135 gene encoding probable L-ascorbate peroxidase 8, chloroplastic isoform X1 has product MAERLAASLLPAASPSPSARRATVAAAAAASFPSPCSARAGLRLRSRPPLFSQKAAGRGCGLRVVRCMAASDAVQLKAAREDIKELLKSTYCHPIMVRLGWHDSGTYDKNIKDWPQRGGANGSLRFDAELSHGANAGLINALKLIQPIKDKYPGITYADLFQLASATAIEEAGGPKIPMKYGRVDVTAAEQCPPEGRLPDAGPRDPAEHLREVFYRMGLDDKEIVALSGAHTLGRARPDRSGWGKLETKYTKDGPGEPGGQSWTVEWLKFDNSYFKEMKLFFLNEIQDMKFLSQLPWKEQKEQDLLVLPTDAALFEDPSFKVYAEKYAEDQEAFFKDYGEAHAKLSDLGAKFDPPEGFSLDDDTCSSPSDEKTEEPTLVAVGAAVATATADDNNGAAPQPEPFIAANYSYGKRELSDAMKQKIRAEYEGFGGSPDKPMQSNYFLNIMILIAGLAFLTSLLGN; this is encoded by the exons ATGGCGGAGCGCCTCGCCGCCTCCCTCCTCCCTGCCGCCTCGCCGTCCCCGTCCGCCCGCCGCGCAACGGTCGCAGCCGCAGCCGCCGCCTCTTTCCCCTCCCCATGCTCCGCCCGCGCGGGGCTGCGCCTACGCTCCCGCCCGCCCCTCTTCTCGCAG aaggcggccgggcgcgggtgtGGCCTGCGGGTGGTGCGGTGCATGGCAGCGTCGGACGCGGtgcagctcaaggccgcgcgggaggacatcAAGGAGCTCCTTAAGAGCACATACTGCCACCCCATCATG GTCCGTCTGGGGTGGCATGATTCTGGTACCTATGACAAGAATATTAAGGACTGGCCACAGCGAGGTGGAGCTAATGGAAGTTTAAGGTTCGATGCTGAGCTGAGTCATGGAGCCAATGCGG GCCTGATTAATGCATTGAAGCTTATCCAGCCTATCAAGGACAAATACCCAGGTATCACTTATGCAGATTTGTTCCAGTTAGCAAGTGCTACGGCGATTGAG GAAGCTGGTGGTCCAAAAATTCCAATGAAATATGGACGTGTTGATGTCACAGCAGCTGAACAGTGTCCGCCCGAGGGGAGGCTTCCTG ATGCTGGCCCACGTGATCCTGCTGAACACCTTAGGGAGGTATTTTATAGAATGGGCCTTGATGACAAG GAAATTGTTGCACTATCTGGAGCACACACACTTGGAAGAGCAAGGCCTGACCGGAGTGGCTGGGGAAAGCTAGAAACAAAATATACT AAGGATGGGCCTGGTGAGCCTGGAGGGCAATCATGGACAGTTGAGTGGTTGAAGTTTGATAATAGTTACTTCAAG GAGATGAAGTTATTTTTTTTGAACGAAATTCAGGACATGAAGTTTTTGAGCCAGCTTCCCTGGAAAGAGCAGAAGGAACAGGATCTTCTAGTTTTGCCTACAGATGCTGCATTATTTGAGGACCCATCGTTCAAG GTATACGCAGAAAAGTATGCAGAGGACCAGGAAGCGTTCTTTAAAGACTATGGTGAAGCTCATGCTAAGCTGAGCGATCTTGGTGCAAAGTTTGATCCTCCTGAG GGATTCTCACTCGACGATGACACATGCTCTTCACCTTCCGACGAGAAGACGGAAGAACCTACACTGGTAGCGGTAGGAGCGGCAGTAGCAACAGCGACAGCGGACGACAACAACGGCGCAGCTCCGCAGCCGGAGCCCTTCATCGCTGCCAATTACTCGTATGGAAAG AGGGAGTTGTCGGATGCGATGAAGCAAAAGATCAGGGCGGAGTACGAGGGGTTTGGAGGCAGCCCGGACAAGCCCATGCAGTCCAACTACTTCCTCAACATCATGATCCTGATTGCGGGGTTGGCGTTCTTGACGTCTCTGCTCGGGAACTGA